The following DNA comes from Halobacillus litoralis.
AAAGGGAGTTCGCATCTTCATGCACGCGGAATGCTGATGTATTCTTGCCGATTTTGCGAGGTTATGTTCAAAACCGAGGAGATATCGGCTACATCGGCCAATTTGATGATGACTTGTTCGATTTCATACATTTTATCGAAGCAAAAGGATATGAAAAAATCACTTTAATCGGTCATTCCATGGGTTGTGCCAACATCTTACGCCTCATCAGGAAGAATCCACTCCTTGCAGATGAGTACATATTTGTTGCGCCTTTCTTCCATCCCCGTTTGCCTGTGTACCACGAAGATGCGACAGAACAGCCTGAACCTAGAACCGATGTGGACTATACAGTCTATGATAAAAAAGTATTTTTTCTGATGATTCTGCACAAGATGAACATTCATCGATTCAACCAGCATACAGTCGCAGAGATACCGGACGAATTCCACCATAGCGGCCGGTTACATTTGAGCTTCCGTCTGCTAGTATCAAGGTTTTTGGAACACATCCCTTCTACTATATTCGAGGGGATAGAAAACCGCATCTCTATCTATGTGGGGGAGAAAGACGAAATCATCCAGCATGAACAATTGAGGGACTGGGTGAAGGAAAAATGGGGCCATGAAGTACAGTTTATTAAGGGGACGGATCATAACCATATTCTGCATCATCCAGACCTGCATGAAGCGATTTCTTAAAATAATTCAGGAGTGGTTGAACGGCCCCACCAAAGATATAGCAACCAGTAAATGATGTTCGATCGATCAGCTCTGGCTATTTATGAATGTCATACTTGAGTCAAAAGGCAGCTTCAGAGTAAAATGATAGGGACTAACGATGAAAAAGGAGATTACTGATGCCTTCGATGACACAAACCAATTTGGATAAATTTCAGAACTTATATGTTGCTTTAAAAGAGAAAAATGATGAGGTCAATCAAAATAAAATATTGGATTTAATAGATAAAGTGGCGAATCAAGATATGAGGATAGGTTTTGCCGGCCATTTTTCTGCAGGTAAATCAACGGTGATCAATACCTTGCTAGCAGATGACCTGCTTCCATCCAGCCCTATACCTACCAGTGCGAATATCGTCCGTTTAAAAACAGGCTCACCCTATACGGTAGCGAACTTCCAAAAAGGACTACCTGTCAAGTACGAAGGCGAGACAGACATCGAAACCATTAAATCTTTATGCAAAGACGGTGAAGTCGTTACAGGATTAGAAATCAGCCGTCCCCAGGGAAACCTTCCCCCCCATGTATCAGTCATAGATACCCCGGGTGTTGACTCGACAAATGACGCGGACCGATTGATTACGGAATCTTCGCTGCATCTCATGGATTATATCTTTTATGTCATGGACTATAACCATGTTCAATCTGAAGTGAATTTGATGTTTCTATCAGAAATGCAAAAGCGGAGAATACCTTTTTCAATCATCATTAATCAGGTTGATAAACATGTTGAAGATGAGCTCTCATTCGATCAATATAAAGAAAGTGTCGAAATGGCTTTGGAGCAGTGGAGAATTGTTCCAAGCACGATTTATTTCACGTCAATGAGAGATTTCTCCCATGAAAAGAATGAATACTTCCGTCTGAAAGATGACTTCGAGGACTTGTTTAAGCGCGCTCCCGAAACGATAGCAGCACAGGCGGAAATGGAAGCGGAAGTGATCATTGACGAAAGTGTCCGTCAGTTCGAAGAAGAGTTTCAAAGTCAACAGGAAGCCTTGATAGACAGAAAAGAATCCATTTCACAACAATTAGCTGAAAGTCCTATAGATGAGTATAAACTTCGCAGGAACCAGCAACTTGATCAGGAAGCAGAGGAGGCATTTGAAGCGCAAGTATACTCTTTCATCTCAAATGCCTATCTTATGCCAAGTGGGTTGAGAGAATATGCAGAAAGGTATTTGGAGTCTCTCCGACCTAATTTTAAAATCGGGGTCATTTTTTCCCGAAAAAAAACAGAAGAGGAACGAAAAGCTAGGGAAGATGCATTCTATGAAGCGCTGCAAGGTTCTATCGAGCAGAATTTGAAGTGGCCATTAAGAGATCGGATGCTCAAAACGATGGATCAATATTCCGTTGCCGATACAGAGTTACTCGCAAAGGTACATGCTGTTGATTTCAACTATCCGAAAGAGCGCCTGCATAAGCTTGTCGAATCGGGAGCGGAAGTGACAGGACCTTACATCCTCCGGTACACCGATCAAGTAGCTAAAGATATCCAACAGGCCATGCGGCAATTTATCCGTTCATGGCAAGCGGATTTCTTAACCGAAATTAAACAGCAGCAACAGAAGCTGCAAGCTGATCACCATCTCCATCTTCAAATGCTGGAAGAAAAAGAAGGCATTGAAGAAGAACTTGTGAAAATAGAAAAAGAACTTCGGACCTACAAGAAAGAGTTACAGGATCGATTTTATTCCGAGGGTGCTCCTTCAGCCTCTGAGCAAGCGATGGAAGATTTAAGACAGAGAAATGAGCAAGTCGTAACCAAGTCCATTGAAGATGTCCCAAACATACAAAGCGAAGAGAAAAAGAGAGAGGAATCCGTTGTAAAAGAACGAATGAATGCTGCCCATTCTGTACAAACAACACTAGACAAAGTCCGAGCAACTTTAACATCAATCCGTTCCATTGAAGGTCTGGAGGGTCTGTACCATCAATTGGTGCAGAAACAACAACGGTTAGAGAACAGGCATTATACGATTGCTTTGTTCGGAGCATTCAGTGCAGGGAAATCTTCGTTTGCAAATGCACTCCTGGGAGATCAGGTATTGCCTGTATCACCGAATCCGACCACTGCGACGATTAATAAAATTTCACCACCAACAGAGAAACAACCTGACAAAACCATTGAAGCTCAAATTAAAAGCGAACATCAACTTCTTGAAGACCTGGAGCCGATTTTAAGTAATCTCCAGATTGGATGCGACAGCTTACATGAGGTTTTCGAAGAGGCCGGGCAGCTTCCAGAGAATGACTGGAATCACCTGGATCAGAAGCAGCATACCTTTCTGCGAGCCTTTATAAAGGGGTATGAATCGATGCGGTCTTCCTTGGGAAAAAGTGTTGCAGTACCCTGGAAAGACTTTGCCTCTTATGTAGCTGAAGAACACAAATCCTGCTTCATCGAAGAGATGGAATTGTATTATGATTGCACCTGGACACAAGCCGGAATCACCCTTGTCGATACACCGGGAGCGGATTCTGTTAATGCCAGACACACCGATGTCAGTTTTGAATATATCAAAGATTCCGATGCAGTTTTATTTGTGACTTATTACAATCATCCTTTTTCCCATGCTGATCAAAAGTTCTTAAAGCAATTAGGAAGAGTAAAAGACAGTTTCGCAATGGATAAGATGTTTTTCATCGTAAATGCAGCAGATTTGGCTTCATCAGAAGATGAGCTTCACCAGGTCGAAAATTATATCAAGGATGAACTGAGCGAATTTCAGATTCGCCAGCCACGCTTGTTCTCGGTTTCAAGTTTACATGCATTACAAGAAAAGCGATCTAACATCGAGCTTAATTCAGGAATCACCTCCTTTGAAGACACATTCCATGAATTTTTGGAAGAGGAACTGGCTCAGATGCTTATTCAGTCGATCGAAACCGATTTATCACAAGTAAAAGAAATGATTGCCCATTTCATTCATACAAGCAGGCTTGATGAAAAAGAACGGCAGCATCAGAAAGAAGAGTTGATGGAAGAAAAAGAATCAGCTCTGAACCTTTTTGAGAATCGGTATGACGCCGGGGCGATCGATACGATTCAGAATAAAGCGGAAAAACAGATGTATTATGTGCATGAACGAATGATGTTGAACTTCACCGACTTTTTCAAACGACATTTCAATCCGGCTACAATCAATGGGAAAGAGCAGGATGTCAAAGATCAATTCAAAGGAGCTCTTGAGCAATTACTTGTTGAAATAAACTTTGAAATGGTCCAGGAAACAAAAGCTGTTTGTGTAAGATTGGAACGGACCATCGAGGAGGTCCTTGATCAATCGCGGAGGAGATTGGAAGAAGATCTTCGAACAATCCGACCAGCATTGAAGCTGAATCAAGAAGAAAAACCTTCTCTGCCACTGCCTACTATTGAAGGTGAAGTCACCATCGACAAGAAACAAAAAGACCTTGCGTTGAAGGGATTCAGAAATACAAAGTCATTCTTTGAAAAGAATGAAAAGGAAATGGTAAAGGACCACTTGAGTGCGTCTGCTTCACCAGTACTTTCCCAGGAGCTGCAACAGTTATCCGGAATATTGAGCTCTCATTATATTAATCAGTGGGAACAAACTTATCAATATTCTGCTGCAGAATGGGAGAAACAAGTCGGCGTTGTTTTCAATAATTTGCTGCACAATATGGAACATCCAATTGATCCTTCGTCATTGGAAAAAATTTATCAGCAACTGTTCTAAACGATTCTTTTCTTCATAAAATGAGTTAAGCGAAAAAACCCCATTCTAAGGATTTCTTCCTCCTCCTTAGACTGGGGACTTTTTTTGTGCTGAAGAATTAGAGTGAACATAGTGGTGGATTT
Coding sequences within:
- a CDS encoding dynamin family protein gives rise to the protein MPSMTQTNLDKFQNLYVALKEKNDEVNQNKILDLIDKVANQDMRIGFAGHFSAGKSTVINTLLADDLLPSSPIPTSANIVRLKTGSPYTVANFQKGLPVKYEGETDIETIKSLCKDGEVVTGLEISRPQGNLPPHVSVIDTPGVDSTNDADRLITESSLHLMDYIFYVMDYNHVQSEVNLMFLSEMQKRRIPFSIIINQVDKHVEDELSFDQYKESVEMALEQWRIVPSTIYFTSMRDFSHEKNEYFRLKDDFEDLFKRAPETIAAQAEMEAEVIIDESVRQFEEEFQSQQEALIDRKESISQQLAESPIDEYKLRRNQQLDQEAEEAFEAQVYSFISNAYLMPSGLREYAERYLESLRPNFKIGVIFSRKKTEEERKAREDAFYEALQGSIEQNLKWPLRDRMLKTMDQYSVADTELLAKVHAVDFNYPKERLHKLVESGAEVTGPYILRYTDQVAKDIQQAMRQFIRSWQADFLTEIKQQQQKLQADHHLHLQMLEEKEGIEEELVKIEKELRTYKKELQDRFYSEGAPSASEQAMEDLRQRNEQVVTKSIEDVPNIQSEEKKREESVVKERMNAAHSVQTTLDKVRATLTSIRSIEGLEGLYHQLVQKQQRLENRHYTIALFGAFSAGKSSFANALLGDQVLPVSPNPTTATINKISPPTEKQPDKTIEAQIKSEHQLLEDLEPILSNLQIGCDSLHEVFEEAGQLPENDWNHLDQKQHTFLRAFIKGYESMRSSLGKSVAVPWKDFASYVAEEHKSCFIEEMELYYDCTWTQAGITLVDTPGADSVNARHTDVSFEYIKDSDAVLFVTYYNHPFSHADQKFLKQLGRVKDSFAMDKMFFIVNAADLASSEDELHQVENYIKDELSEFQIRQPRLFSVSSLHALQEKRSNIELNSGITSFEDTFHEFLEEELAQMLIQSIETDLSQVKEMIAHFIHTSRLDEKERQHQKEELMEEKESALNLFENRYDAGAIDTIQNKAEKQMYYVHERMMLNFTDFFKRHFNPATINGKEQDVKDQFKGALEQLLVEINFEMVQETKAVCVRLERTIEEVLDQSRRRLEEDLRTIRPALKLNQEEKPSLPLPTIEGEVTIDKKQKDLALKGFRNTKSFFEKNEKEMVKDHLSASASPVLSQELQQLSGILSSHYINQWEQTYQYSAAEWEKQVGVVFNNLLHNMEHPIDPSSLEKIYQQLF